The Ictalurus punctatus breed USDA103 chromosome 17, Coco_2.0, whole genome shotgun sequence sequence TCTTTGACAACAAATTCTGAGCAAAAGGAGCATTATCAAGATTCGGGGCATATACATTCACCAAAACTACTGGCGTTTTCCCTTCCACAAGCACATATCTACCATTTACATCAGAAATAACGTTATCAAAGGAAAAGAGCACAGTCTTACTTGTCAGGATAGAAACTCCCCTGGACCTGGAATCAAAATTGGAGTAGAACATATGCGATGACCAGCGAGCTTGGAGTCTGCGTTGATCCCTGAGACAGAGATGAgtttcctgaagaaatgcaaCATCAagtttttgtagttttaaatgtgtcaaaatcttGGATCTTTTAATGGGACCATTCAGACCTTTCACATTCCAGCTTAGGAATCTGAACGAGCTTTGGGTATTTTCCATCAATTTAGATTAGTACAGAATGGAGTACAGAGAGGTTGATAtcaataggaaaaaaaaaacaacgaaggaaaaaaataaataaataaataaataaaaataataataataaaaaaactcacacacatctgcatccaatctctcacacacactcacaaccacagtatataagagactgttctaAGACTATGACTTTGCAAAGTTTTACATGAGTTTTCCGTATACCAAGCATTTGTTATCGGTtcatgtgttgttgttttggtctTGTTCTCGCACTCATTCTTGATTCTGGTTTCGcctcatttatgcctgtttgccaattgcCTGACCCATTCTctgttttttgaccatgctattgtctgatgttttggatttgtctgcctgcctctctttaagtaaaagctcttatctgcactgagtaaaagctcttatctgcacttgcatccatccttgTGTCCTTTACGTTTATTATGTGACTGAATACTTCGCCTACAActtggaagcagcaggagagcaTTACGCCGGGATCGCTATACCAGCCTTTGATTCTGTGCGTTTCCCCCAGTGGTACCCCCTGGGAGTACCAGCTTCCTTCGACGTTTTTGAGGTATGTCCCGAAGGTTATATACTCCAATGCCAGTTTTATTTTACAAGCCTGGAGGACCCTAAGCCCTGAGAGGAGCAGTGGCTGGGATTCGTGCTGTCTCGACTCACTTGCCCAGTTCGCAATTGGGCCGAGTTCCTGATTTCTACGGGGGCCAGTGAGCTTAGCCATGTAAGCCAGTTGGTTAAACTTTTAGCTCAGGTGTTCGTACGTCCAGGGCACAAACCTGACCTTGAAAAAATGTTAGGAAGGCCTAGTCTAACGGATGAGCCCTCTCAGACTTTTATCTCATATTACGAGAGGGAACTGGCCAACAGGAAGGTCTCTACAGCTCTGCTTCAACCCCCAGCtgacagggcagtggtgggggTGACCCAGACCTGCAAGACCGAGGGCTGCTGTAAAGAAGCCCAGCTAGAATGTCCCACATGCAGGAAACTTGGGGTCCATCGATCATATTTCTGcactccagctggaggtcaacatggcgacctcatctctagagctccaacctgagacccacaaggtggtctcagctccagagcacCAGTTGGAGGTCCACgtggtgacctcctccccaaaGCCCCAGCACAAGATCCATGACGTTATCTTATCTCCAGAGCTTGaccctgagacccatgaggtggtctcaactgccgagctccagccggaggtcaacgtgacaacctcctccccagagctccagtaTGAGACCCATGAGATGGTCTCCTatacagagctccagccagaggtcaacgtggcaacctcTGCTCCCGAGCTACAGCTTGAGatccacaaggtggtctcacctgcagagctctaGCATGAAACGCATgaggcggtctcatccccagagctccagcatgagactcACGAGGCGGTCtaatccccagagctccagtaTAAAGTCTAgatcctgctagaggtcaaccAGGTGACCTCCcaaccatgttcctgtctgaggtcgaagaggcgacctctccAGCCAAGTTGCTCTCCGAGGTTGAGGAGGCGACCTCCCCAGCCAAAttcctgtccaaggtcaaagagacggcctctccAGCCAATTTCCTGTCCGAGatcgaagagatgacctctcaaaccaagctcctgtctgaggtcgaggAGATGACCTTTcaaaccaagttcctgtctgaggtcgaagagatggcctctgAAGTCAAGTATCTGTCCGAAgttgaagagacggcctccaaagtcaagtttctgtccgaggtcgaagagatggcctcccaagcctagttcctgtcccaggtcgatcaggtgacctcccacgccaagttcctgtccaaggtcgacgaggcgacctcccacgccaagttcctgtccgaggtcgacgatgtgaccttccacgccaaTTTCCAGACTGAAAATGATGCCACGACCACCCAacttctcctcatgcctgaaaccaacATCACAACCATCCAAGTTATGCTCACCCCTGAGTCTGTtgacatgaccaaccaggttctgctcacgcctgaaggaGCAAGGTGATGGACTTGGAACAAGACGTACTGGACACTGAGCAACTTGTTGTTGCTTTCgttagtgtttgttagtgtTCTTTAGTGTTCTTTCGTTAGAATTCAttagtcttcttcttcttcttcttcttcttcttcttcttctactactctTATGTCTATGGTAGCCCATATAACCGCTTAcaggaaagttatgaaatttggcacacagtcTCAACATTGACCAGTGCAATTTTGGAGTCTCTATCTCAAACCCTCTAGCGCCACCAACAGTAAAGGGAAATATGTATTCTGACACTTGTTTATTTGAATAGCTTACCTATTTAACTACTTTGTAGTTACAgcacaaataaaaatcataatacACTACTTTCACAGTTTGAAATATGCCTTATGACTTTTAAGTTGCATGTAGTCTTTAAATATCAGATACTAACAGCTAATCAGCAATGTACTTACATGAACACAAAGGGAAATCCTCAGTGACCTGTGATATACTATATAAGCTCAGACGTGTTGAACGCTTAGATATTCACATGGAACCTTTTCTTGCAAATATTAATGcagttaattttaattgtaataaGGTACAGTATGCTTCTCAGTTTAATAATGAATTGTTTCAGTAATTAAGCATAAAtttgtattataatattattgtcattaatttaaatttttaatttttttataataatgagagtagagtattggTAATAACATTTCTGTGGATAAAATGtcaatgtataatgtataaaattctctgttctttcatttcagttcaAGACAATGACATCAAAGTTTTTGAGTGTAATGGAAAATGATACTCTTCTTTATTTCTCCATGTTTGAAAACTTGGGCCACTTTCGATACCTTTACTTCATTTTAGGATCTCTGCTATACTGTACTATCGTATTCTTCAATGTCAATATTATTCTTGTAATATTTATAGAATCTCCTTTGCACCAGCCTATGTACATTTTGATAGCATGTTTATCAATTAATTCTCTTTACGGCACTGCTGGCTTCTTTCCAAGATTACTAACTGATTTGTTATTATATTCTCATTCAATTACTCGTTCTGGATGTCATGTACAAACATTTGTCATTTATACATATGCATCATGTGAATTTACAATCTTAACATTAATGGCATATGACAGATTTGTTGCTATATGTAAACCATTGCAATACCACAGCATTATGACACCCAGGGTGCTTACTCTTATGGTAGCTATGTCTGGGATTTATCCAATGCTTTCTATTGGTCTTGGGACCATTTTCACTGCTAGACTAAGATTGTGTGGTAATGACTTAAGAAAACTGTATTGCCATAACTGGATCATTGCAAAGCTCTCTTGTGAAAATACTACTTTTGACAACATTTATGGTTTTGCTGTACTAATAACTACAGTTTTTATCCCATTTAGTTTCATTTTGTATTcttatattaaaattattatgaTTTGTCAGAAATCttcaaaagaattaaagagCAAAGCTTATCATACTTGCCTTCCTCATCTAGTGACTTTTCTTAACTACTCAATTACCATTTTCTGTGAAATGGCCTTTAGCCGTGTTGAAAATTTACCTCCAGTAATAGCTATAATTCTGTCATTAGAGTTTCTGATTATACCTCCCCTGCTAAATCCTGTTGTTTATGGCCTTAATTTTCCTGAAGTTCGCAGAAAAATTCAACAtcatctaatttttttttttgtaaaaaaaaaaaaaaaaagtactgctCCTCTACATGCAGGCTGAACCTTTTGCCATGCTATCATATATTGAGTAGCTACCATGGTTTACTAATATCAGGAAATATGTTTGatcttaaataaatatactgtCATAGATACAAAATGAATATGTCCCATTCTTAATTCTGACCTATAATTAATGCATATACTCTACTTGTCATATCTCCGCAAACCAGCAAAttcatttcccagaatgcaccatggCTGACAAAAGCTACACTTCCcaaacacacacgttcaccAGCTCCAGAGTTCTAATTAGATCCACCTGActccaattacacacac is a genomic window containing:
- the LOC124626007 gene encoding olfactory receptor 51L1-like, producing MENDTLLYFSMFENLGHFRYLYFILGSLLYCTIVFFNVNIILVIFIESPLHQPMYILIACLSINSLYGTAGFFPRLLTDLLLYSHSITRSGCHVQTFVIYTYASCEFTILTLMAYDRFVAICKPLQYHSIMTPRVLTLMVAMSGIYPMLSIGLGTIFTARLRLCGNDLRKLYCHNWIIAKLSCENTTFDNIYGFAVLITTVFIPFSFILYSYIKIIMICQKSSKELKSKAYHTCLPHLVTFLNYSITIFCEMAFSRVENLPPVIAIILSLEFLIIPPLLNPVVYGLNFPEVRRKIQHHLIFFFSLELEWYNKEKTSSEEQLSEEKHLVNVREKHFRMQNTLNPEAEGLQQQQTMLDSTSFRQEQKAEAAVGKGSPKLDS